One window of the Rosa rugosa chromosome 3, drRosRugo1.1, whole genome shotgun sequence genome contains the following:
- the LOC133736691 gene encoding fructose-bisphosphate aldolase 1, chloroplastic, protein MASASLLKSSPVLDKSEWVKGQTLLRQPSVSSVVRCHPTATSGLTIRASYADELVKTAKTVASPGRGILAMDESNATCGKRLASIGLENTEANRQAYRTLLVSVPGLGNYVSGAILFEETLYQSTVDGKKIVDVLIEQGIVPGIKVDKGLVPLAGSNNESWCQGLDGLASRTAAYYQQGARFAKWRTVVSIPNGPSALAVKEAAWGLARYAAISQESGLVPIVEPEILLDGEHGIDRTFEVAKAVWAEVFFYLAQNNVLFEGILLKPSMVTPGAECKERATPEQVADYTLKLLHRRIPPAVPGIMFLSGGQSEVEATLNLNAMNQSPNPWHVSFSYARALQNTCLKTWGGRPENVKAAQEALLIRAKANSLAQLGKYTGEGESEEAKKELFVKGYVY, encoded by the exons ATGGCATCTGCGTCTCTACTCAAGTCTTCTCCAGTTCTTGACAAATCTGAGTGGGTGAAAGGCCAGACCCTCCTCCGCCAGCCTTCTGTCTCATCCGTCGTCCGATGCCACCCTACCGCCACATCTGGTCTTACCATTCGTGCTTCATATGCTGATGAACTTGTCAAGACCGCT AAAACTGTTGCATCCCCCGGCCGTGGAATTTTGGCCATGGATGAATCCAATGCAACCTGTGGCAAGCGTCTGGCTTCAATTGGGCTAGAGAACACTGAGGCTAACCGCCAAGCCTACCGTACCCTCCTTGTGTCAGTCCCTGGCCTTGGCAATTACGTCTCTGGTGCCATTCTTTTCGAGGAGACTCTCTACCAATCCACTGTTGATGGTAAGAAGATTGTGGATGTGCTCATTGAGCAAGGCATCGTCCCTGGGATCAAAGTTGACAAG GGTTTGGTGCCCCTCGCTGGTTCCAACAATGAGTCATGGTGCCAAGGTCTTGATGGACTTGCTTCTCGCACAGCTGCTTACTACCAACAGGGAGCTCGTTTCGCCAAATG GCGTACTGTTGTGAGCATTCCCAATGGTCCATCCGCTCTTGCAGTAAAGGAAGCAGCCTGGGGTCTCGCTCGCTACGCTGCCATTTCTCAA GAAAGTGGATTGGTCCCAATCGTAGAGCCAGAGATCTTGCTTGATGGTGAGCACGGCATTGACAGGACCTTCGAAGTTGCTAAAGCAGTGTGGGCTGAGGTTTTCTTCTACCTTGCCCAGAACAATGTCTTGTTTGAGGGTATCCTCCTCAAGCCTAGTATGGTTACTCCTGGAGCTGAGTGCAAGGAAAGAGCCACCCCGGAACAGGTTGCCGACTACACCCTCAAGCTCCTCCACAGGAGAATCCCCCCAGCAGTCCCTGGAATCATG TTTTTGTCTGGTGGACAATCTGAGGTTGAGGCAACCCTGAACTTGAATGCAATGAACCAATCACCAAACCCGTGGCATGTGTCATTCTCCTATGCCAGAGCTCTCCAGAACACTTGCCTGAAGACATGGGGAGGCCGACCAGAGAACGTGAAGGCCGCTCAGGAGGCACTACTTATCCGTGCCAAGGCCAACTCTCTTGCTCAGCTCGGAAAGTACACCGGAGAAGGAGAATCAGAGGAGGCCAAGAAAGAATTGTTCGTCAAGGGCTACGTGTACTAG
- the LOC133737387 gene encoding uncharacterized protein LOC133737387 — MAEAMDTGDAVMEYTIPSLIKDSLESTQKGKVGSPEDISWVDSCLIKESDISDDNWNSLKAALVEILDSHPESLGSSSGISDELHGETDIEIHPSSEETEPNRFSIREELDSLDDDVQTNDDMPISKNAYDLQSFTFVNFLFGHLADVWPIWLHSRQNYAREASYVAFAMDTGDEVMENTIPSLIKDSLESTQKGKVGSPEDIAWVDSCLIKESDISDDNWNSLKAALVEILDSHPESLGSSSGISNELHGETDIEIHPSSEETEPNRFSIREELETLDDDVQTNDDIPISKKAYDLQSFTFEGNPFLPGYKDELGVTENLELGVNKDSWAAEIEPSTEDIFRVWNLEVPEEEDELVKQLNNALEEVLPQSLPSSFADSDAHKNLEETSVDDLIAGIADLSLNQIFS, encoded by the exons ATGGCAGAAG CTATGGACACTGGAGATGCAGTTATGGAATACACTATTCCTTCTCTCATTAAAGATTCCCTCGAGTCTACTCAGAAAGGCAAGGTTGGTTCTCCAGAAGACATTTCTTGGGTTGATTCCTGCCTGATTAAGGAATCTGATATTTCAGATGATAACTGGAATTCTCTGAAAGCTGCACTAGTAGAAATCCTCGATTCTCATCCTGAATCACTCGGCTCTTCTTCAGGGATAAGTGATGAATTACATGGGGAAACAGACATTGAGATTCATCCTTCTAGTGAGGAGACAGAACCAAATCGCTTCTCTATTAGGGAAGAATTGGATTCATTAGATGATGATGTTCAAACCAATGACGATATGCCAATTAGCAAGAATGCTTATGATTTGCAGTCATTTACTTTTGTAAACTTTCTTTTCGGACACTTGGCCGATGTATGGCCGATTTGGTTGCACTCAAGGCAA AATTATGCACGAGAAGCTTCGTATGTTGCCTTTG CTATGGACACTGGAGATGAAGTTATGGAAAACACTATTCCTTCTCTCATTAAAGATTCCCTCGAGTCTACTCAGAAAGGCAAGGTAGGTTCTCCAGAAGACATTGCTTGGGTTGATTCCTGCCTGATTAAGGAATCTGATATTTCAGATGATAACTGGAATTCTCTGAAAGCTGCACTAGTAGAAATCCTCGATTCTCATCCTGAATCACTCGGCTCTTCTTCAGGGATAAGTAATGAATTACATGGGGAAACAGACATTGAGATTCATCCTTCTAGTGAGGAGACAGAACCAAATCGCTTCTCTATTAGGGAAGAATTGGAGACATTAGATGATGATGTTCAAACCAATGACGATATTCCAATTAGCAAGAAGGCCTATGATTTGCAGTCATTTACTTTTGAGGGAAATCCCTTCTTGCCTGGTTACAAGGATGAGTTGGGAGTGACTGAAAACCTTGAGTTAGGAGTCAATAAGGATTCTTGGGCAGCTGAGATCGAGCCTTCAACTGAGGATATATTCAGGGTTTGGAATTTGGAAGttccagaagaagaagatgaacttGTTAAGCAGTTGAACAACGCCCTTGAAGAAGTATTGCCTCAATCCTTACCATCAAGTTTTGCTGATTCCGATGCACATAAAAATTTGGAAGAAACTTCAGTTGATGATCTGATTGCTGGGATTGCCGACCTTTCTTTGAATCAAATTTTCAGTTGA
- the LOC133737386 gene encoding putative B3 domain-containing protein At5g58280, which translates to MAKFAGKDAFHLRVRVHPFHVLRINKMLSCARADRLQTDVGSDVPKYIYNYLARPLEECRMASYEERSAAFKAAERLQESLQSENPSFVKSMVRSHVYSCFWLGLPSNFCETHLPQSPDSELILEDEDGNEYDAKYIAKRTSLSGGWRGFALEHKLDDGDALVFELVEPTRFKIYIVKVTNQEHCKKDKVKSAGKPSKAAKKPDQDTNKKQRSKKATTAEIIDIKTPPELLPESPKSEAVLPYRLRKRA; encoded by the exons ATGGCCAAGTTCGCCGGCAAGGACGCGTTCCATCTACGCGTTAGGGTTCACCCTTTCCATGTGCTCAGGATTAACAAGATGCTTTCCTGCGCCAGAGCCGATAGGCTTCAGACTG ATGTTGGTAGTGATGTTCCGAAATATATTTACAACTACCTTGCAAGGCCTTTGGAGGAATGCCGAATGGCTTCTTATGAAGAAAGGAGTGCCGCTTTCAAAGCTGCAGAGCGGCTTCAAGAGAGTCTGCAATCTGAAAATCCATCTTTTGTCAAATCGATGGTTCGGTCTCATGTCTATAGCTGTTTTTGGTTG GGTCTTCCTTCTAATTTCTGTGAGACTCATCTCCCACAATCACCGGACTCTGAACTGATACTAGAGGATGAAGATGGAAATGAATATGATGCTAAATACATTGCCAAGAGGACTAGTCTTAGTGGTGGTTGGAGAGGTTTTGCATTGGAACACAAGTTGGACGATGGTGATGCACTTGTGTTTGAATTGGTTGAACCCACAAGGTTTAAG ATCTACATAGTTAAGGTGACAAATCAAGAACATTGCAAGAAGGACAAAGTGAAGAGTGCTGGAAAGCCATCAAAGGCAGCCAAGAAGCCTGACCAAGACACTAACAAAAAACAAAGGTCAAAGAAAGCTACCACTGCTGAAATAATTGACATAAAAACACCCCCAGAGCTTCTACCAGAGAGCCCAAAAAGTGAAGCTGTACTACCATATAGACTCAGGAAGAGAGCATAG